The genomic interval CCCGGCGACCGCGTGCTGCTGAACTGGGCGGTGCCCTGCCTCGCCTGTGGGGCGTGCCGCCACGGCCACCGCAACCTCTGCGAGCGGCAGAACCCGGCGACCACCCCGCCGGGCTCGCCGACCACCGGCGCCGCCCACGCCGCAGCGACCCGCCTCGGCGGGGAGCCGCTCGAGCGGTCGTTCCACCTGGGCACGATGAGCGGGCGGACGGTCGTGCGGGAGGCCGCGGCGGTCCGCATCCCCGACGGCCACGACATCTCCTGGGGCGCCGCCTGCATCATCGGCTGCGGCGTGATGACCGGCTTCGGCTCGGCGGTGAAGGCCGGCGAGGTCCGAGCCGGCGACCGCTGCGTGGTGCTCGGCTGCGGCGGCGTCGGCCTCTCCGCGGTGCAGGGCTGCCGCATCGCGGGCGCCTCCCGCGTCGTCGCCGTCGACCTCTTCGACGCCCGCCTGGAGATGGCACGGGCCTTCGGGGCCACCGACACGATCCGCGCCGAGCGCGACGACGCCGGCCTCGCCGGCGTCGCGGCGCAGGTCCGCGCGCTCTTCGCCGGCGAGGGCGCCGACGTCGCCGTGGAATGCACCGCCGTGCCGGCGCTGGGCGCCGCGCCGCTGGCGATGGTCCGCAACGGCGGCACGGCCGTGCAGGCGTCCGGCATCGAGGAAGAGATCACCGTCGACATGCGCCTCTTCGAGTGGGACAAGACCTACCGCAATCCGCTCTACGGCGGCTGCGACCCCGCCGTCGACCTGCCCCGGCTGCTGGAGCTGCACCGCGGCGGCAAGCTGCTGCTCGAGGAGATGGTCAGCCGGTCCTACGCGCTGGAGGAGCTGGACGAAGCCTTCGCCGACATGCGTTCGGGCGCCATCGCCAAGGGCGTCATCCTCTTCGGCGACTGACGCCCACGACCATGCCGCCCTTCCGAACCCTCGAGCTCTCCGACCCCGCCTTCGAAACGGACCACCTCCGCCGGGTCACGGTCAAGACGCCGAACCTCGGCGGCCGCGGCGACCTCACGGTGTTCGTTCCACCGGGCACCGCGCCGGAGGAGAAGCTGCCGGTGGTCACGCTGCTGCACGGCGTGTACGGCAGCCACTGGTGCTGGTCGGCCAAGGCCGGCGTGCACCGCACCGCCGCGGCGATGATCGCCTCGGGCGAGCTGCCGCCGCTGCTGATCGCGATGCCCGGCGACGGCGGCCGCTTTGATGGCACCGGCTACCGCCGCCACCGCGACGCCGACTACGGCGCCTGGATCGTCGAGGACGTCCCCGCGGCGCTGATCCAGGCCGGGCTGCCCGCCGGTGCCGAGGCCCCCCGCTTTCTCGCCGGCCTGTCGATGGGCGGGTACGGCGCTCTCCGCCTGGGTGCCATGCACCCCGACCGCTTCGCCGGCTTCGCCGGCCACTCCTCGATCACCCGCTTCGAGGAGCTCGGCGGCTTCGTGGAGGAAGACCTCGACGCCTACGACCTCGTCGACGGCGACCCGCACGCCATCGACGCCCTGCTCCGCAACCGCGACCGCCTGCCGCCCTTCCGCTTCGACTGCGGCGTCGACGACCCGCTGATCGACGGCAACCGCCGCCTGCACCGGGAGCTCGACGCAGCCGGCATCGCCCACGGCTACGCCGAGCACCCCGGCGGCCACGAATGGCCGTACTGGCAGCGGCACGTGAGCGACACGCTGCGCTTCTTCGGCGGCATCCTCCGCGGGGCCTGAAGCCCGACGCGCCGCCGCGGCGCGTCAACCGCCGTCGGCGTGCGGCGGAACGCCCATCACGTGGAACCCGCCGTCGACGTGGATGGTTTCGCCGGTGACGCCGCTGGAGAGGTCGCTGAGCAGGTAGACCGCGGTGTCGCCGACCTCCTCGCCGGTGTTGCACCGCTTCATCGGGGCGGTGTGCTCCTGGTACGCGATCATCTTGTCCATGCCGCCCACGCCGGCCCCGGCGAGCGTCTTGAAGGGTCCGGCGGAGATCGAGTTGACGCGGACGTTGCGGTCGGGCTGCCCCAGCTCCGCGGCGAGGTAGCGCGTCGTGTGCTCCAGGCACGCCTTCGCGACGCCCATCACGTTGTAGCCGGGCGCGACCTTCTCGCCGCCGTAGTAGCTCATGTTCACCAGGGCGCCGCCGGGCCGGGCCTTCTCTGCGGTCGTCCGCTGCATGAGCGGCAACGCCCGCTGGGCCATCGCCAGCAGCGTGTACGCGGACGTGTCCATCGCGGCGGTGAAGACGCTGCGCGGCGTGGTGTGGAAGGTGTCGGGCTTGAGGTAATCCCGATCGGCGAAGGCGATCGAGTGCACGACGGCGTCGAGGCGGTCGTGGTCCTTGCCGTACCGGTCGAAGACCCGGTCGAGGCTCTCGTCGCTGTTGGCGTCGCACTCGACCAGCCACGGATCGCTCACGCCGAGGCTCTCGCAGGCCTTCTTCACGCGGTGCTCCATCTTGCCCATCGGCAGGTAGGTGAAGCCCAGTTCCGCCCCGTGGGCGATCAGCTGCTTGGCGATGAAGTAGGCGTAGGAGCGCTCGTTGGCGATCCCGAAGATGAGGCCCTTGTGGCCGGAGAGCAGACCCATTCGGTGCGTCCTTGTCGACTGCCGCCTGGCGGCGGGGTGGCGGGGAAGAGAGGCGGGCAGGCTACCGGGCCCGGCCCGGGGCGTCACGCCGCCGGCGAGCCGCGCCGCGGGGAGAAGCGACGCCCGGCGCTCCCACCGGCTCGGCTCTGCCGGTCTCAGCGCTCCGCGGGAGAGGCGGCGAGGCGAGGGTCCAGGAGGACGACCTCGGCTTCGGCCCGCAGCGCGCGGGCGGCCTGCTCCATCCTCAGCCGTTCGAGGTCGGCCCGGACGGCGCCGCGGACCGCCGCCTCTTCCTCGGCGAAGAGTGCACCGTCCGCGGGCAGCACCTCCTCGAGCCGGATCAGGGCGTAGCCGAACCCCGCCCCCAGCGCGACGGGGTTGCTGACCTCACCGGGCGCCAGGCTCTGCACGGCGGAGCGGACGGCGGCGGGGAAGGTGGCGTCGTCGGGGTGGATCGGCGGCAGCAGGCCGCCGGCGGCGCGGCTCGCGTCGGTGGAGTGCTCGGAAGCGAGCGTCGCGAACGGCTCGCCGGCGACCGCACGCTCCCGGAGTGTCTGCGCCTCGGCGGCCGTGGCGACCGAGAGGAGGCGCGCCCGGTAGCGCCGGCCGTGCGACCGCTCGAAAGCGCGTCGCACCGCGGCGTCGTCCACCACGACCTCCCCCGCGACGAGCTTGCGCAGGCCGGCGTTGCGGCGCAGCAGCGCCGCGAAGCGGACCGGGCCCAGCCCCCGCCGCTCCCGCAGCGTGGCGAGCAGACGCTCCGCGGCGTCGGGATCGTTAGACAGCGCCGCCAGGAGGCGCTCCCGCTCGGCCCCGAGGTCCTCCGCGGCGAGCGCCTCGCCACGCGATCGGAGCTGCGCGTCGATGAGCCGGCCGAGCGCGATCTCCTCGAGAACGGCGGGCCCGGCGGCCTCCACCAGCCGGTCGTTCAGCTCCGCCGCCGTCACCGGCTCGGCGGCGACGAAGGCGACGGCCGCGGCGGCGGGGACCGCGGCCGCGGCCGCCGCCGGCGGCCGACCCTCTCGGGCGCATCCGCCCGAGGCGGCGGCGACCGCCGCGAGGCCAAAGATCCACGCGGGGGCGGAGCGGGAGCGGGTCATCGCGGCACGCTAGAGCATCGTGGTCGATCTTCTCTTCGGCCTGCGCCCGCGGAGGCGACCAGGAAGGGGAACGCGGTGCAACCCCCGCCGCGGGGCGCGCCCGGCCGCCCGTACGCTGCCCCGGCCGATGCCCGTCCGCCGCCTCTTCGTCCACCTGGAGACCCTCTTCCTGGTCACGCTGATCAGCGTGCTGGTGTGGCTCTACGCCGAGGGGGCGATGGTGCGCAGCTACCCGCGGCAGCGGGTGGCCGTCGACTTCACGGGCCCCGCCGGCGGGCGGCTGGCGATCGAGCCGGAGCAGACGTCCGCCTTCGTGAGCTTCCGCGGCTCCGCCGCGCAGCTGCAGGAGCTCCGGGCGAGGCTCGCCGGCGGTCCGATCGAGATCCCGGTCCGCGCCGGCGGCGAGCCGCTGCAGGAGGTCGAGCTGGCGGAGCGGCTCGACCAGCTGCTGTTCACCCCGATGGGCCTGGTCATCGACGAGGTCGAGCCCGAGCGGATGGCGGTCCGGGTCCGACGCTTCGCCACCCGGGAGGTGCCGGTGCAGGTGGTCGCCGACGGGCTCGCGTTGCGGGAGGCGGCGGCGGCGAGCCCGGCCACCGCGCGCATCACCCTGCCCGAGGACCGGGTGGGGTTGCTGGAGCGGCTCGGCCCCGTGGCGCAGCTGACGGCGCAGCTCGCCGAGGGCGCCGGCCCCGCCGGCGAGGCGGCCGTGCTCACCCTGCCGCTCACGCTGCCCGAGGCCCTGCTCGAGGCGGGTGCGGAGCTCGAAACCGACGCCGCCGACGTTTCCTTCACGCTGGCCGCGCCGGAGTCGACCCTCACGCTGGACGCGATCCCGCTGCGCCAGCTCACCCCACTGAACTTCGCGTACGAGATCGTCGTCGCCAACGGCGAGAAGGTCCTGCGCGACGTCACGCTGGTCGGCCCGCCCGCCACGCTCGCCCGCATCCGCGAGGGCGACCCGGCTCACCCGGTCTGGGCCGAGATCCAGCTGACCGACGCCGCGTCGCTCACCGAGGGCAGCCGCGTCGTGCCGGTGATCGTGCGGACCGGCGGGCGGACCGGCGTCACGGCCTCGGGCTTGCGGAACCTGGAAGTCCAGCTGGTGCGGAAGCCCTGAGCGGACGCGGCTTACGGCCGACCCGCATCCTGTCGCTCCCCGAGGCCAGCGATCAGGACCCCGGGGCGGACCCGCCCATCGAGGCGATGTAGGCCTCGGTGCGGTCGAGTTCCTTCTTCAGGTGACGCACCCGGAGCAGGCTCTTCACGCGCGTCAGCAGCTCCAGCCGGTTCACCGGCTTGGGGAGGAAGTCGTCGGTGCCCGCCTCGACGCCGCGCTCGATGTCGCCGAGCTCGTTGAGCGCGGTGACCATCATCACGGGGACGCCGCGGGTGCGGGGATCGTCCTTGAGGCGTTGGCACACCTCGAAGCCGGACATCCGCGGCATCATCACGTCCAGCAGCACGAGGTCCGGCAGCGGCCGCTCCGCGTCCTCCATCCGCTTGAGCGCCTCGTGCCCGTCCATCGCGGTCTCGACCGTCACCGGCAGGTGGTCGAGGTAGGCCTGGAGCAGCTCGACGTTCTGCTCGTTGTCGTCGACGACGAAGATGAGGGCGCCCTCGACGCCCTCCCCGGCGGAGGAAGCGGCGGCGGGAGCGGACGGGGCATCGGGCATGCGGTGCTCAGCGGGAGGCGTCGGAGGGATCCGCGGATCGCGGGCTTCCCGCAGCTTAAACGCTCGCGGTCCGCGGATCGGCGAGGGCGGCAAGGGCGGCGCGGAGCCGGGCGAGCTCGGGCTCGGTGGCGGGGTCGGCGGCCTCCAGCCGGTGCCGGAGCGCGGCCAGGTCGGCGGCGTCGTCGACGTCGTGCCAGGGAGGGAGCGCCGTGAACGGCAGCGAGGCCGCGGCCGCGGCGGCTCGGGTCTGCTCGAAGACCGTGGACGTGCCCCAATCGATGCCCGCGAGCAGCGGAGGCATCGGGCGCGAGACGGCGAGCGTCCAGTAGCCGCCGTCGCCGACGGGGCCGGCGGCGGCGAGCGTGCGGCCGCCGGTGCGGGCCGTGTCCACCCCCATCGCGATCCACCACGCCGCCTCCAGCGCGTCCAGCGGCACGTCCGGGCTGTCGACGCCGAGGCAAACCGCCCCGCCCTCGCCGCCGCAGCGGCCCATCCGCTCGCCGAGGTCGCCGCCGCCCTGCGGCACCACCTCCCAGCCGGCCGCCGACGGGGGGGCCCCGGCGGGATCGTCCATCGCGAGCCGGAGCCGGGGCCTCGGCTTGAAGCCGTCGAAGAAGCGCTTCGTGCGCGTCAGCACGGCGTCGAGCATCGCGGCGTGGACCGCCGCGGCCCTCGCGGGCGGGAGCGCCGGCTCGCCGCCGGGCCCGGTGGTTGTCAGCCGCGTCTTCACGCGGCCGGGCACCGCCGCCTTGGCCATCACCACGATCCGCACGACGGCGAAACCTTGAACGTCTTCGGGCATCCGGCCACGCTAGCGGTCGCCCCTGCGCCGCCTCCGGGCGCCTGGCCGCCACGTGGTGGGGGCTCCCGGGCGCGGGAGGGCCGGACCACGCCCCGCTCCCGCCGCGGGTGCTAACCTGACGGCTACGGCTGCGGCGGCGGCGACGCCGGGGGACCCCCCAACACCTGACCAAGCCGCGGCCCGCGCTGGGTCGCGGCGGGCTCCGCCGCCCGCGACCCGCTCCACCGCCTCCCGCACGAGACTCCTTCATGGCCGACGCAGCCACACCGATCCCCAAGCCCGGCATGCCGCTCACGCCGCCGCCGAGCGTCTGGACCAACCGCTGGGCGCCGCCGACCGACGAAGAGCTGCTGTCGAATCTGACCGGCAACACCGAGAACCACGTCCGCAACCTCATCCAGCGCGTCGAGGACGCCGCGCCGGGCATCCAGCGGAAGGTGATCTGGCACGGCATGAGCTGGCGCTGGACGATCCAGTTCACCAGCCCGTCGATCCTGGGCTACAACGACGCGAGCGACCAGGAGGACGAGCCGGGCCGCGACCTGCTCTACACGATCGTGCCCAACCCGCTGGAGGTGCTGGTGGTGATCCCGCTCCGGCCCGAGCACCTCGAGCACCTGCCGATCCGCCGGCTGAACCGCTACATCCGCGATGGCATCCGCAACGCCAAGTGGGCCGTGGACCTCCGCTGGGTGAAGTGGATCCCCACCGCCAACACCGAGGTCGAGCACCTGCTCGACCTGCTCAAGCGGAAGGCCAAGATCGCCACCGGCGACAGCCCCTCCCAGCGGCGCTCCCGCTCGGAGAGGGCGAAGGGAAACGCGCCGGCTGAGTCCGCCGCGGACGCCGACGCCGCCGAGGAGCGCGCCGAGGCCGCCGCCGCCCCGCGGCCCAAGCCCTCCGGCCCCCGCGTGCGCCCCTCGCGGGCCAAAACCGAAGCCGGGAAGAAGCGCGCCGCCGAGCGTGCCGCCGCCCGAGCGAAGGGCTGAGCGCCGCGGTGCCGCGTCGTGCGGCGAGCCACGGCACCGGCCTCGCCCCTCGCCCCTCGCCCCTCCGAACGCCCCGCTTCAGCACCGCGGCCGCCCGCGGCTCCGGTGCGAGGCGACGCGGGCGGCCTCAGGCCCGCAGCCTGCCGCCGGTCTTCCGCTCCAGGGTCCGCACCACCGCGGCGACGGCGGGCTCGACCTCTTCCCGCGTCAGCGTCTTCTCGGCGTCTCGGAAGACCATCCGCAGGGTGACGCTCTTGGTCCCGGGCTCCAGCGGCTTGCCGCGGTAGACGCCGACGCAGGCAAGCGATTCCATCCGCTCGGGCGAGGCTTCGGCCACCGCGGCCGCGACGCTCGCCCAAGGCGTCTCTTCGTCGACGACGATCGACAGGTCCCGCTCGGTCGAGGGGAAGCGCGGGAGCGGCGAGCTCTCGGCCGGCCGCCGCTGCGGCCCGAGCAGCCGATCGAGCGGGAACTCCATCGCCGCGACCGGGCAGGCGAGGCCGAAGCGCTTCTGCAAGCTCGGCGAGAGCAGGCCCAGCCGGCCGCCGGCTTCACCGCCCCAGAGCAGACCGGCCGAGGCGGCGAAGCCCGCGGCGGGTTCGGCGTCGGGAACGGCCTCGGGCGCATCGACGCCGAGGCGGGCCGCGGCCTCGGCCACCAGCCCGCGGAGCGAGCGGAGATCGCGCTCGGGCTCGGGCGCGTCGATCACCATGCCCAGCTGCCGCCGCTCCGTCGCCTCGGCGCCGCGGCGGGTCCACGTCGCCGCGAACTCGAAGCTGCGGGGATCCGCGTTCCCGGCGTCCTGGTTCCGCTTCCGCACGGCGAGCAGCGAGGGCAGCAGCGAGGGCCGCAGGAAGGGCGCCGCCGTCGAGCGGTCATCGTCGACCCGCACGAGCTCGTCTTCTCGGTGACCCAGCGCCGTGGCGTCCTCCCAGGTCGCCCAAGCGAAGCACATCGCCTCGTGCCCGCCGCCGGCGACGAGCACCTCGGCGAGCGTGCGGCCGGCCGCGAGACGCGGGTGCGGCGGCCGCACGGAGACCTCCAGCCGATCGCGGACCGGCAGGTCGTCGAGGCCCTCCAGCCGGGCCACCTCCTCGACGAGGTCGACCTCGCGTTGGAGGTCGTTCCGCCAGCCGGGCACCTCCGCCTCGCGTCGCGGACCTTCGCCGGGCAGGACCTCCAGGCCGAGCTTCCGCAGGTGGGCGACCTGCCGGTCCATGGGCACGTCGATGCCCAGCAGCGCGGAGCAGCGTGCGGGCCGCCAGGCCACGGGCGCGCGGGCGGGAACGCCGCCGCCGGCCTCGGCGAAGCCCGGGGCGGCGGTGCCGCCGGCGAGCGAGGCCACGAGCCCGGCGAGCCGGCGGCCGACGGCCTCCATCGCCGCGAGGTCGGTGCCGCGCTCGTAGCGGTGGCTCGCGTCGCTGGTGAGCTTGAGGGCCCGGGCCGTCCGCCTCGTGGTCAGCGCGTCGAACGCGGCCACCTCCAGGAAGACCTCCGTCGTGTCGGCGGTCACCTCCGAGCCCGCGCCACCCATCACCCCCGCGAGCGCCTGCGGCCGCTGGCCGTCGGCGATGACCAGCATCGACGGCTGGAGCGCGTAGGTCTCGTGGTTGATCGCCTCGAGCGTCTCGCCTTCGCGGGCGAAGCGTGCCTCGACGCGGCCGCCGGCGATCGCCGCGAGGTCGAAGGCGTGGGTCGGCTGGCCGGTGTCCATGAGCACGAGGTTGGTGGCGTCGACCACGTTGTTGACGGGGCGGAGCTTCACCGCCTCGAGCAGGTCGACCAGCCAGGCGGGGCTCGGGCCGACCTTCACGCCGCGGACGACGAAGCCCAGGTAGCGCGGGCAGGCACGGTCCGCGGCGGCGTCGATGCTCACCCGCACCGACGCCGCTTCCCCCGCGGGCGCCGCCGCGTCCACCGGCCACCGCGGCGGGACCAGCGACCGCCCCGTCGCCGCGCACAGCTCCCGGGCCAGCCCGCGGTGCGACAGGCAGTCGCCGCGGTTGCTGGTGACCTCCACGTCGAGCCCCGTGTCGTCGCCCGCCTCCCAGCGGCCCTCCACCGGGAAGCCCACGCGGGTGAGCGCCTCCGCCGCCTCGTCGGCGGTCACGGGGCGGTCGAGGTGACGGTTCAACCAGGCGAGCGAGGCGTTCATGGGGGGCGGAGGGTACCGGGCCTCCGCGCCTTCAATCCGGCGACGCGGCGGCGGCGGCGAGGCGTCGCCGGATCCGGCCGCGGGCCTCGCGGCTGAGCGTCGGCCGCGTCGGCCGCGGCGGCGGACCCGCCCGCACCGTGACCCGGTGCAGCGCCCGATCCATCGCCTCCAGCTGCCGGCCGAAGCGGCGGCAGGAGGTGCAGAGGCTGCGGTGCAGCCGCACCGCGAGAGCCTCGCGGACCGCCAGCCGCCGGTCGAGCGCGTCGCTGCCCAACCGCGACGCCTCGCGGCAGGTCAGCGTGAAGACCTTGCCCGGCGGCATCGGCTTCACCCGCCGCCCCCGCCCAGCCAGCGGAGGGCGAGGCACGCCCGCATCGCCAGCCTCGCCCGGTGCAGCCGCACCGAGACGCTCCCCGCCGTCACCCGCAGCGACGCGGCGATCTCGCTCACGCCCTCGTCGCCGCTGTACCGCCGGAAGAAGACCTCCCCGAGCGTCTCGGGCAGTTCTGCGCGGCAGCCGTCCACCACCCGGTGGAAATCCTCCTCGTGCATCGCGGCCGAGGGATCCACGCCCCAGGCGTCGACGCGGCGCTTCCACCGGCCGCGCCGATCGAAGAAGACGTCCTCCCCCTCGGGCAGCGCCTCGGTCGGGCGGCGCTGGTTCCGGCGGATCTCGTCGACCACCTTGTGGCGCAGGATGCCCATCAGCCACGCCCGCTCCGCCGCCACCCCCGCGTAGCCGTCGCGCCCCGCCCAGGCGGCGAGCAGCGTCTCCTGCACGAGGTCCTCGGCGCGGTGATCGTCCCGCTCGCGGCTCCGCGCGTAGCGGTAGAGGGCGTCGCCGTGGTCGTCGAGCCACCGCTCGGGGGAAGCGGGCGGGTCGGTCGTGGAGGGAGCTTCGGGCGGCATGGGGGCGTCGGCATCGCTCGCCGACGCGCGAGAACGCGGTCGCGGCGAGGCACGCCCGGTGTTCGAGCCCGACGCTCGCCCCCTACGGCCGGCCGCGGCCGCGGGTTCTGCACCGCTTCGCCAAGGAGCCGGGACCGCGCGGCGGCTGGGGCGGGCGCGGGAGGCCCCGGCCGCTGTCCACTTCAGCCACGCCCGATGCGGGAGCGGACCGCGCCCAGGAAGACGACGCCGCCGAGCATCGCCGTCCAGATGCCCACCGGGACCACCCCGATCGGCCGACCGCCGCGCTCGCTGGCGAGCGCCACGCCGGCGCCGAGCGCATCGGCCCCGATCAGAAGCGCCGCCCCGAGCAGGGCCGACGCCAGGACCAGCGGCCGGTGCCGCGGCCCGACGGCGACCCGGCCGAAGTGCGGGGCGATGAGCCCCACGTAGGCGATCGGCCCGGCCGCCGCGACGGCGGCCGCCGCGAGCAGCCCGGCGAGGCCGAACTGCACGGCCCGCAGACGCCCCACCGCCACGCCCAACGAGGCCGCCTCGTCGGGGTCCAGCGTCCCGACGTCCAGCGCCGGCCCGAGCCTCGCCAGCCACGCGACCCCCGCCAGCCCGCCGACGCCGGCGAGCACGACCGGCCACGACGCGGCCTCCGCCCCGAGCGTCCCGAGCATCCAGCGGGCCAGCGGCTCGCGCACGCCGGGGCCGCCGAGGTGGCCCAACAGCAGCACGGCCGCCCCGCCGATCGTCGAGACGACGACACCGACCAGCAGGACCCCCAGCGGGTCGAGCACCCCGCCGCGGCGGCCGAGCTTGAAGACCACCGCCATCGAGAGCCCGGCGCCCGCCGCCGCCCCGGAGCCGCTCGCGAGCCCCGCCCCCAGCGCCGCGCCCGCCCCGCCGGCGACCAGCGACACCGCGACCATCCCCGCCGCCGCGCCGGTGGAGAGCCCGAGCAGGTACGGCTCGGCGAGCGGGTTCCGCAGCAGCGCCTGCAGCGCGACGCCCGACGTGGCCAGCGCCACGCCCACCGCCGCGCCGACGCACAGCCGCTCCGCGCGGAGGCCGGGATAAGCCAAACCCAGCTCCGAGGAGCCGACGAGCAGCCGGGCGACGCAGGCGAGCACCAGCAGCATCCCGCAGACGAGCAGGCCGACCCTCGGACGCGTCCGCATCACCCCCCCTCCCGCTCCCGCATCGTCGGGCCCGGGGCTGCGCCGGGCGCCAGCGCCTCCCGGAAACGCCGCAGCGTCCCGACGAGGTTCGGCCCCGGCAGCAGCACGAAGCGGTCGACGAGGACCGCCACCCGCGTGCCCGGCAGCCGCGTGGCGAGGCTGGCCCGCTCGGCCTCCGCCGCGACGGCGTCCCGCCCCGGCAGCAGCAGCAGCACCACCTCGGGCGCCAGCGCCCGCAGGGCCTCCTCGTCCAGCGTGAGCGCCGGCACCGCCGCGTCGGCCAGCGCGTTCACCCCGCCCGCCGCCCGCAGCACTTCGTCGTTGACCGTGCCCGGCCCCGACGCCCACACCGGCGACGTGCCGAAGGCAAGCAGCACCCGCGGGCCGCCGGGGTCCGGCGTCGCCTCCGCGAACGCCGCCCGCACCGCCGCCGCG from Phycisphaera mikurensis NBRC 102666 carries:
- a CDS encoding ABC transporter substrate-binding protein, which encodes MRATLPDCARPAPGLLVCFFLLLTACGRGPSHGSPETAGGPRIVSLIPAATLTLVGLGLGENVVGVGEHDPAAEALLPRETPRVGSFLDVDAERLAALSPTRVVVPAGTQLRLPAGAELLAQPYPETVEQAAANLEALGAAGDAAAVRAAFAEATPDPGGPRVLLAFGTSPVWASGPGTVNDEVLRAAGGVNALADAAVPALTLDEEALRALAPEVVLLLLPGRDAVAAEAERASLATRLPGTRVAVLVDRFVLLPGPNLVGTLRRFREALAPGAAPGPTMREREGG